One genomic segment of Odocoileus virginianus isolate 20LAN1187 ecotype Illinois chromosome X, Ovbor_1.2, whole genome shotgun sequence includes these proteins:
- the LOC110129917 gene encoding transcription factor SPT20 homolog: protein MEQSLERALDLAESVIASAQQRPPKRKNSSSGEMSLYEKLYDIYVEESEKEPEVAEELRSNVNLLEKLLRRESLPCLVVNLYPGKQGYSLMLKGENGSFIESIRLHYEERELLEYLDAQELPPVMMDILEKSPVNVFHQGCVITEIRDYRQSSEGEPPSYQSRHILLHPTMQTLACDVEAIARDNQNWTEEDKLLLESQLILATAEPLCLDPSVSVACTENRLLYNRQKMNTLPMKRNLKRFSTASLNRQQDLSPCTLPPELTALTSFTKRQETKKDEQCDLKTLKADKCVDMWKQRPCDLSVPSEVDVEKYTMPFKSDDLEPTVWPTYEVGEDSIFGYEDSSHSQATKQMLMHPLNDPLISGKESSREKKRKVSYERQMSPHHSFTDDHPSSFLSRPETDDVRMISPSEESSQNSAQCPVQMSHSSGDLADLRQPFPGKEPEQPKNGSVQSSVLGKGAKHPPSPIRLPLNPGESSWGDSFTSQQASSSHKFPSPASAPKLPSLSQKSSMEVSQVSSLPAMALSTVGSSQRTEASATSFGLNITKEVHPGGGGQALGSGSKPVQDSTTLSLLPTGINLAGLLPTGIKPDTLPTGIKPDTQPTGIQPISSQGVQLVKNTPSLMPFTLLQLPPGSLILNTQQQAQEQLQQPTQQWLYQLMPQTRLQQPTTSHPPQSVPQDPGEGSVSQMALSAQQAMVINLNEVESFLQPQAVVLSQAGSVQSGPWPSLPQHRVQLASPLQLHPQPQPVQFRILQHPVATVVAPAAQPQPPGEQAASQSKGKKENTPAPPKS from the exons ATGGAACAATCTCTAGAGAGAGCGTTGGATCTTGCAGAATCTGTCATTGCAAGTGCCCAACAAAGACCTCCGAAAAGGAAAAACTCATCAAGTGGGGAGATGTCTCTCTATGAAAAACTTTACGACATTTAtgtagaagaaagtgaaaaagagccTGAGGTTGCAGAGGAATTAAGAAGCAACGTGAACCTATTAGAGAAGCTCCTTAGGAGAGAATCGTTGCCCTGTTTGGTGGTCAACCTATATCCTGGAAAGCAGGGCTATTCGCTCATGCTCAAGGGGGAAAATGGATCATTTATAGAGAGCATTCGACTGCATTATGAAGAAAGGGAATTGCTAGAATACTTAGATGCTCAAGAATTACCTCCTGTTATGATGGATATCCTGGAGAAGTCTCCGGTTAATGTTTTTCATCAGGGGTGTGTCATAACGGAAATACGGGACTACAGGCAGTCCAGTGAAGGGGAGCCTCCGAGTTACCAAAGCAGACATATTCTCTTACATCCTACCATGCAGACATTAGCCTGCGATGTAGAGGCCATAGCCCGTGACAACCAGAACTGGACTGAGGAGGACAAACTTTTGCTTGAGAGCCAACTGATCTTAGCTACAGCCGAACCACTGTGTTTAGACCCTTCTGTATCAGTAGCTTGCACTGAAAACAGACTGCTCTATAACAGACAAAAAATGAACACTCTTCCCATGAAAAGGAATTTGAAGAGATTTTCTACAGCCTCTCTGAATCGGCAGCAGGACTTGTCTCCCTGTACACTTCCTCCTGAGCTAACAGCCCTGACTTCTTtcacaaaaagacaagaaactaaaaaagatGAGCAGTGTGACCTCAAAACTTTGAAAGCAGACAAGTGTGTAGATATGTGGAAACAGAGACCCTGTGATTTGTCTGTGCCTTCTGAAGTGGATGTGGAGAAATATACTATGCCTTTCAAAAGTGATGACTTAGAACCAACAGTCTGGCCAACTTATGAGGTAGGAGAAGATTCTATATTTGGATATGAAGATAGCAGTCATTCCCAGGCAACAAAGCAGATGCTCATGCATCCGCTTAATGATCCTCTTATCTCTGGAAAAGAAAGTTCccgtgaaaaaaaaagaaaagtcagctATGAGAGACAGATGTCTCCCCACCATTCCTTCACAGATGACCATCCCAGTAGTTTCCTGTCCAGGCCAGAGACTGATGATGTGAGGATGATCAGTCCATCTGAGGAATCATCCCAGAATAGTGCCCAATGTCCAGTGCAGATGTCACACAGCTCTGGTGACTTGGCTGATCTCAG GCAACCTTTTCCAGGGAAAGAGCCAGAACAGCCTAAGAACGGGTCGGTTCAGTCTTCAGTGCTGGGCAAGGGAGCCAAACATCCTCCTTCACCCATCAGACTTCCCTTGAACCCAGGAGAGAGCTCCTGGGGTGACAGTTTCACTTCACAGCAGGCAAGCAGCTCTCATAAATTTCCATCTCCTGCTTCTGCTCCTAAGCTACCAAGTCTTTCCCAGAAATCATCTATGGAGGTGAGTCAAGTTAGCTCACTTCCTGCCATGGCCCTGTCCACTGTGGGCTCATCACAAAGGACTGAAGCTTCAGCCACATCCTTTGGTCTGAATATCACCAAAGAGGTACACCCTGGTGGAGGAGGCCAGGCCTTAGGAAGTGGCTCTAAGCCAGTGCAGGACTCTACTACA CTTAGCCTCCTGCCCACTGGAATTAATCTGG CTGGCCTCCTTcccacagggatcaaaccagacaCCCTGCCCACAGGGATCAAGCCAGACACCCAGCCCACAGGCATCCAGCCCA TTTCTTCTCAAGGTGTTCAACTTGTTAAAAATACTCCCAGTCTCATGCCCTTCACTCTACTCCAGCTTCCACCAGGCTCGCTCATTTTGAACACCCAGCAGCAGGCCCAGGAGCAGCTGCAGCAGCCGACGCAGCAGTGGCTCTACCAGCTGATGCCACAGACACGACTTCAACAGCCCACAACTTCACATCCTCCACAGTCAGTGCCACAGGATCCTGGAGAAGGTTCAGTCAGTCAAATGGCCTTATCTGCTCAGCAAGCCATGGTCATTAACCTCAACGAAGTGGAGAGTTTTCTGCAGCCCCAGGCAGTTGTGTTGTCTCAGGCGGGCTCTGTCCAGAGCGGCCCCTGGCCAAGCCTCCCTCAGCACAGAGTTCAGCTCGCCTCCCCCTTGCAGCTGCACCCACAGCCTCAGCCAGTACAGTTCAGAATCTTGCAGCACCCAGTGGCAACAGTAGTGGCCCCAGCAGCTCAGCCACAGCCACCTGGTGAGCAGGCAGCAAGCCAGTctaaagggaaaaaggagaacACACCAGCCCCTCCAAAATCCTGA